GAGGCCGCTTGGTAAGATCGGGAGCCACAAAAGGGTACGCCATGCCAGAAAGCTTTTTGTGGTAAGCTTAATGAAAAAACCCGGCTAATCAAAGGGTCTCTCTACTTTTCCGGGAGACTTCGTTTCCACCGGGGTGCTCTTGGGTCCAGAAGGAAAGGAAAAAAGGCATGCCTTCCCCACAAGGCGCGGAGCGTGCTCCAGGCTTGGGCCAGCTGGGTCGTTTCTCTTTTTCTTCGCTGGAGGAACTCAATCAGACACTCATCCAGTGCCGGCTGTGCCCGCGGCTCGTTTACTGGAGGGAAGAAGTTGCCCACCGCAAGCCGAAGCGTTATCACGATTGGCACTACTGGGCCCGCCCGGTCCCGGGTTTTGGGGATCCTAATGCCCGGCTGCTTGTCGTCGGGCTAGCTCCTGCCGCTCACGGAGGCAACCGTACGGGAAGAATGTTTACGGGCGACCGGAGCGGCGATTGGCTCTTTCGGGCTTTGTACCGCCAAGGATTCTCCAACCAGCCTGAGGCAACCCATCGTGGAGATGGATTAACGTTACAGGATGCCTACATTACGGCGGCGGTCCGGTGTGCTCCTCCTCAAAATAAGCCTTCGCGGGAGGAACTCCTGCAATGTCACCCCTACCTTGCCGAGGAATTTCGTTTACTTTCGAAAGTCCGGGTCATCGTGGCTCTGGGAACAATCGCCTTTGGTGCCGTTCTTCGCCTGCGACCCCCAGAGCCGGGGACTCGACCGCTCTTTCGGCACGGAGGTGAATATGCATTGCAAGGTGGGTACCGGCTCCTTTCTTCCTATCATCCGAGCCAGCAGAACACGTTTACCGGGAAATTGACCGAGCCCATGTTCGAGGCAATCTTTGCACGCGCTCGGGAGTTTCTTTCCTCCCTAGGTCCCTGAGGTGGACCGCACCACTACAACGAGGGATCGAAAAAAGGAGGGTGTCCTGCCGGGTGCGTGGCTGGGCTAGGCACTCCTGCATCGCTATCCACCCAAAGGAAAGGGTGGCCAAGAGCTAAAGAAGATAGGGACGCATAAGGTTGTTCATCGCAGCATACGAGAACAAAGTTGCGTTCTTGGGCCAAGCGGCAGGCTTTTGGCTCTAAGACGGCTTGGCGGATGTGGAAGAAGGGGCGTTTGGCTATTTCCGCAGAATAGTTGCCGACGGGAACGCTGATTCTTCATGCGGAGTCTTCACACCCCGATGGGGTGGTTCTCTATACGCGTGTGTGTGCAAGCGCCGATCCAAAAGACGGGGAATTCGCTTGGGTTCTCCAAGTTGGCTCTCAAGAGAGACTGCTGGGGATCGTCCAGACCGTCAAGGAGTTCGGCTCGGGGATAAACGGCCATCGTAGACGGCTTGGGTTGCGCGGGTCTCTGATCCAAAGTTCGGCGTCATCCTGGTCGAGTAGCGCGACCGGCTGATCCATTTCGGCTTCGAGTACCGCGAAGCGGCATTGACCAGCCAGAGCCGATCCATCCCGTTGGTGGATCCCAATGAGACGACCGAGGATATCGTACGCGACCTCCCTGAGGCCATTGTTTCCTTGTGTGCAGGCTTTACGAGAAGAAATCCTCGCAGAACCGTGCCAAGAAGACGCTCGGAGCAATCGCACGAGAAAGCTCGCTCTTTTGCCTTACCAGACGCCCTTGCAGGTGACGATCGAACAGCGGGCGTTGCTTACGAGCTATTCGGCGCTCTACCGGCGGGCGGGAGAGAACGGTTTTCTGCCTGATGTGGGCTCGTGTGTCGCTCAATGAGTGCAATCGATCCTTCCTCTCCGGGTTTGGTTTGACCGCCCCAGGGTTACATGCCCTTCGGGTCCGAACTCGAAGGAAAGATGGCTTTGATCGAGGAAAGGGGACCCCAGCTGAGGGAGGAAGGTAAGGAGCCGATCCGGAGAGCGGAGACGTCGATCCGCAAGCTTAAGGAGAAGGAGCCCCGATCGAACGTTTTTCAATAAAAAACGCGGGCTAGCGATCCTTCGGAGCAGGCTTGAGGCGCTTTCGGCCGAAGAGGAGTCCCGAGCGGGTGCATCTCTGTTTCGGTGCTCCTGCTTCTTCCTGTAAAAAGTTTTCCTGGGAAGAAAATGGATACGTTAGTCACGCGGGCGGGAAAAAGGATTGGGACGCCGAGCCAAGTAGCCAGTTCTCTCTCCCTGGGGTCAAAGGATAAGACCGCTGGGAACCACTCCTGCCAAGCCACGGTATCCCCGGACGGGAGCCTATTGGCTTTGGGGTTGCGGCTGCCGGATGGATGGGGAGCCCGAGGCAATAGCTTGTTTTTGAAAGCGTCCGCTTCGTCTATGGTCAGGAGTCGATCCTCCATCCGCTGGCTCTCAGCTGGAGGATGACTGCGCCATGAAGGCTGGGAATTTCCTGCGGAAGCGGGGGGATGTGCGCTTGGGCTACGGCTTGGTGCAAGACCACAAGGGGCGGCGGGTGTTTGCCGAGCGTCAAGCCGCAAAGCCGTTTCCCTGGTGCTACCCCTGCTTTTGCCGAAGCGGTCCGGATCCAGATGCACGAAAATCATCCCGCCTTGGGGAAGCGAACGAGTTTGGCAATCCCGTGAGAATCCGTGGGATCCGATTGAATTTCCATGGGCAAACGGGAGGACGAGGCCAAAGCGACTTTTGCTCATACGTGCAAAAAGATCCTCCGGGTCTGTGCTGAATTGGGGAGGGTGCTTGTGATCGAAGGATGAAATCGTTGCAAGCGAAAACTCAAAGTAGGAGTCACTGGATGCCGTCGGCACTTGTTCGCTCTGTTCCTTCGCCCAAGCCAAAGGGATCGCGATGGCTCAAGGCGGGTTTTTCGCCTGATGTCGATGTCATCGAAGTCGATCCGGACTACACGTCTGTGACCGGTGCGGTCAACCACGCACCTCGTCATAGCAAAAGTTTTCACTACGACCTCGTGCCGTTGACCGGACAGCATGGGGTCTTTCCGAATGGCGATCCGTGTCAGAGGCAGTCGTGCCTACTCCCAGTGGCGGTCAAGTGACCTTCGCCCTACCGGCCAGGCTTCGGACGAAGCACCCATGGTGGCTTCACTAGCGGGGGTTTGGAAGAGACGCAAAGCGGCCTATGCAGCACATGTCCGGTCGGGAGGCAATGGACGGCGTCCCGTGCCTCTGTCCCCGAAGACACGGAACTGGGCGCTACCTGGGCTTTGCCAGTGCAACCCCAGCGCGCCAATCCGCCGCAGCGCTCTTCGACCGGTGTCCCGGAGGATCTTCCTTGGGAGGGAAATGGTTCTGTGTGGTTTTAGGAAGGGTGATGCAACTGGTATCTAGGCATCCAGAAGAGCCAATCCGCTTGTCCATCGAAAGCCCCCTCGCCACAGGCCAGGCGTCGTATGAGAGCCACCGCGGGGGGTCTTGGGGGCAGGACGGCGGCGCGATACTCGCGGCCCTCAAGATAGCTGTCTCGCCAAAGCCGTGGACGGCGTTCCATCCATAAAGCAACCGCGGCAAGATCACCGCCGGTGAAGGTCCTCGGCAAGGTGTTCCCGTCACGAATCGTGTTGTGCGACAAGCGGTGCCTCCAGGCTTGGATGCGTTTGTCGCGACTCCTGGTGGTCGAAACGCTCCCAACGTGTGACATGCAGTTCCCGAAGTCTTTCGAGCTACTTTTGCTCGAAATCGGTTCTTTCCATGCGTGGGCGGGTACGCGCGTCGTCGGAACGACCCCTGGCGCCTACGGCTTGGGATGTGCAGCGAAGAACTGCCAGATGAGATGTGTCGCCGAGAGTTCCTGCGTCGGCTTGTCCAGGATGGAAAGCATCCGCTTGCCGCCGGGCCAGGCGTGGCCACCGCCAGCGATGAGGTAGAACACGACCTCAGCTCTGCCACTGGCGGCGACATACACGCGCTTGGTAATGCTACCAAAGCGGGTGACCTGCGGCTGCTCAGAGGCGCCATTATGTTTGATCCAGAAGTTGATCGCTTCGAGCACCGGCGGCTTGGGGGTTGGGTCGACGGACTTAGCGCCAACACCGCCCAACAAAGGCACATTTTGATCGGCAGTGCCATGAAAATGGATCACTGGGACGGGCTCGACCGGCCGGCAGCAGAGATCGGTCAAGGTTCCAGAGACGACACCCATGGCGGCAAAGGT
The genomic region above belongs to Candidatus Methylacidithermus pantelleriae and contains:
- a CDS encoding uracil-DNA glycosylase, with the protein product MPSPQGAERAPGLGQLGRFSFSSLEELNQTLIQCRLCPRLVYWREEVAHRKPKRYHDWHYWARPVPGFGDPNARLLVVGLAPAAHGGNRTGRMFTGDRSGDWLFRALYRQGFSNQPEATHRGDGLTLQDAYITAAVRCAPPQNKPSREELLQCHPYLAEEFRLLSKVRVIVALGTIAFGAVLRLRPPEPGTRPLFRHGGEYALQGGYRLLSSYHPSQQNTFTGKLTEPMFEAIFARAREFLSSLGP